In one Mycobacterium heckeshornense genomic region, the following are encoded:
- a CDS encoding SDR family NAD(P)-dependent oxidoreductase → MTNLAGYGPWAVIAGGSEGVGAEFARQLAAAGLNLVLVARKPGPLETTANDCRGRGVRVRTLALDLVQPGAVSEIITATGDLEVGLLIYNAGANTCSEQFLDGDLADFQRVIDLNITAMLALVAHYGRPMRTRRRGGILLVGSMAGYLGSMRHSVYGGVKAFGRIFAESLWLELRDHNVHVLELVLGVTRTPAMQRAGLNFDVPGLRVADPGDVAREGLEQLPHGPVYVAGGNAEDAARRNHPDRANVVLSTHRVMQQLLGAD, encoded by the coding sequence GTGACCAACCTTGCCGGGTACGGTCCGTGGGCGGTGATCGCCGGCGGATCAGAAGGCGTCGGCGCCGAATTCGCTCGGCAGCTCGCCGCCGCTGGGCTGAACCTGGTGCTGGTGGCGCGCAAACCGGGCCCGCTGGAGACCACCGCGAACGACTGCCGCGGGCGCGGCGTGCGGGTGCGCACGCTCGCACTGGATCTGGTGCAGCCCGGTGCGGTCAGCGAAATCATCACGGCGACAGGCGATCTCGAAGTCGGATTGCTGATTTACAACGCCGGGGCCAACACCTGCAGTGAGCAGTTCCTCGACGGCGACCTGGCCGATTTCCAGCGGGTCATCGACCTCAACATCACCGCGATGCTGGCGCTGGTCGCGCATTACGGCCGCCCGATGCGAACGCGGCGGCGCGGCGGCATTCTGCTCGTCGGCTCGATGGCCGGATACCTCGGGTCGATGCGGCACAGCGTGTACGGCGGGGTGAAGGCGTTCGGTCGCATCTTCGCCGAAAGCCTGTGGCTCGAACTGCGCGACCACAACGTGCACGTGCTCGAACTGGTACTAGGCGTCACCCGCACACCGGCGATGCAGCGGGCCGGGCTGAACTTCGACGTGCCCGGACTGCGGGTCGCCGACCCCGGCGACGTCGCCCGTGAAGGCCTCGAGCAGTTGCCACACGGCCCGGTGTATGTCGCCGGCGGTAACGCCGAGGACGCGGCGCGCCGCAACCACCCGGACCGGGCGAACGTCGTGCTTAGCACCCACCGGGTGATGCAGCAGCTGCTGGGAGCCGATTAA
- a CDS encoding secondary thiamine-phosphate synthase enzyme YjbQ, which produces MLEVDTARRRIVDLTGAVRSFCGGHRDGLCNVFVPHATAGVAIIETGSGSDDDLVDTLERLLPRDDRYRHAHGSRGHGADHVLPAIVAPSVTVPVQGGAPLLGTWQSVVLVDLNRDNPRRKVRLSFVDG; this is translated from the coding sequence GTGCTGGAAGTGGACACCGCGCGTCGCCGGATCGTCGATCTCACCGGCGCGGTGCGCTCGTTTTGCGGTGGCCACCGGGATGGCCTATGCAACGTGTTCGTCCCGCACGCGACGGCGGGTGTGGCGATCATCGAAACCGGCTCGGGGTCCGACGACGACCTCGTCGACACCCTGGAGCGGTTGCTGCCCCGGGACGACCGCTACCGGCACGCACACGGATCCCGAGGCCACGGCGCCGACCACGTGCTGCCCGCGATCGTCGCCCCCTCGGTGACGGTGCCGGTGCAGGGCGGCGCGCCGCTGCTGGGCACCTGGCAAAGCGTGGTCCTGGTCGACCTCAACCGGGACAACCCGCGGCGGAAGGTACGGCTGAGCTTTGTCGACGGTTGA
- a CDS encoding replication-associated recombination protein A: protein MSDGLFDLPGTPSLSDRDPAVWAAAPLAVRMRPATIDELVGQDHLLQPGSPLRRLIEGSGVASVILYGPPGSGKTTLAALISQATGRRFEALSALSAGVKEVRAVIDIARKAAAHGEQTVLFIDEVHRFSKTQQDALLSAVENRVVLLVAATTENPSFSVVAPLLSRSLILQLRPLAADDVRAVVRRAIDDPRGLAGRVPVDPDAVELLVRLAAGDARRALTALEVAAEAANPVTVEAVEKSLDKAAVRYDRDGDQHYDVISAFIKSVRGSDVDAALHYLARMLIAGEDPRFIARRLMILASEDIGMADPTALQTAVAAAHTVQLIGMPEAQLTLAHATVHLATAPKSNAVTTALGAALADVHAGKAGLVPAHLRDGHYSGAAALGNAVGYRYSHDDPGGVVAQQYPPDELVGVDYYHPTGHGKEREIGGRLQRLRAIIRGQGEGRS, encoded by the coding sequence GTGTCCGACGGTCTCTTCGACCTGCCCGGTACGCCCAGCCTGAGCGACCGCGACCCCGCGGTTTGGGCCGCGGCTCCGCTGGCGGTACGGATGCGCCCGGCCACCATCGACGAGCTGGTCGGGCAGGACCATCTGCTGCAACCCGGGTCGCCGCTGCGCCGCCTGATCGAGGGCTCCGGGGTCGCGTCGGTCATCCTCTACGGGCCACCGGGCAGCGGCAAAACGACGCTGGCCGCGCTGATCTCCCAGGCGACCGGGCGCCGCTTCGAGGCGCTGTCGGCGCTGTCGGCCGGCGTCAAGGAGGTCCGTGCGGTCATCGACATCGCTCGGAAAGCCGCCGCCCACGGCGAACAGACCGTGCTGTTCATCGACGAGGTGCACCGGTTCTCCAAAACCCAGCAGGACGCGCTGCTGTCGGCGGTGGAGAACCGGGTCGTGCTGCTGGTGGCCGCGACCACGGAGAACCCGTCGTTTTCGGTCGTCGCGCCGCTGCTGTCGCGGTCGCTGATCCTGCAGCTGCGCCCGCTGGCCGCCGACGACGTGCGCGCGGTGGTGCGGCGCGCGATCGACGATCCGCGCGGACTGGCCGGGCGGGTGCCCGTCGACCCCGACGCCGTCGAGTTATTGGTGCGGCTGGCGGCCGGCGACGCGCGCCGCGCGCTGACCGCACTGGAGGTGGCCGCGGAGGCCGCCAACCCGGTCACCGTCGAGGCCGTCGAGAAATCCCTGGACAAAGCCGCAGTCCGCTACGACCGCGACGGCGACCAGCACTACGACGTGATCAGCGCGTTCATCAAGTCGGTGCGCGGCTCCGACGTCGACGCCGCGCTGCACTACTTGGCGCGGATGCTGATCGCCGGCGAAGATCCGCGGTTCATCGCCCGCCGGCTGATGATCCTGGCCAGCGAGGACATCGGGATGGCCGATCCCACCGCCCTGCAGACCGCGGTGGCCGCCGCGCACACCGTGCAGCTGATCGGCATGCCAGAGGCCCAGCTGACGCTGGCGCACGCCACCGTGCACCTAGCCACCGCGCCCAAGTCCAACGCGGTGACCACCGCGCTGGGCGCCGCGCTGGCCGATGTTCACGCCGGCAAGGCCGGGCTGGTGCCGGCCCACCTGCGCGACGGCCACTATTCGGGCGCGGCGGCGCTGGGCAACGCGGTCGGGTATCGCTACTCCCACGACGACCCCGGTGGTGTTGTCGCGCAACAGTATCCGCCCGACGAACTGGTCGGCGTGGACTATTACCACCCCACCGGGCACGGTAAGGAACGCGAAATCGGCGGCCGGCTGCAGCGGCTGCGGGCAATCATCCGCGGGCAAGGGGAAGGGCGGTCATGA
- a CDS encoding antibiotic biosynthesis monooxygenase translates to MYARSTTIEAQPSLIDAGIAHVRDEVMPALEQVDGCVGVSLLVDRESGRCIATSAWETQEAMRASADRVRPVRDRAAQAFGGKPTVDEWEIAVLHRDHRSGPGACVRATWLTVRPDQFDRAIEFYRQSVLPDVERLEGFCSASLMLDRTSWRAVVSSTFDSLDTMQRNRDRARSIRTNGLRDLGADQLDVGEFELAIAHLRVPELV, encoded by the coding sequence GTGTACGCGCGCTCTACGACGATTGAGGCCCAACCATCGTTGATCGACGCGGGGATCGCGCATGTCCGCGACGAAGTGATGCCCGCTTTGGAACAAGTCGACGGGTGCGTCGGGGTGTCGCTGCTGGTCGATCGGGAGTCCGGCCGCTGCATCGCGACCAGCGCATGGGAGACCCAGGAGGCGATGCGGGCCAGCGCCGACCGGGTGCGGCCGGTGCGCGACCGGGCCGCTCAGGCCTTCGGGGGCAAACCGACCGTTGATGAATGGGAGATCGCGGTATTGCACCGCGACCACCGCTCGGGTCCGGGCGCCTGCGTGCGAGCGACCTGGCTCACGGTGCGGCCCGACCAGTTCGATCGCGCCATCGAGTTCTACCGGCAGTCGGTGTTACCCGACGTCGAAAGGCTCGAGGGGTTCTGCAGCGCCAGCCTGATGCTCGACCGCACCTCCTGGCGCGCCGTGGTGTCGTCGACCTTTGACAGCCTGGACACCATGCAGCGCAACCGGGACCGGGCCCGCTCGATCCGCACCAACGGGCTTCGTGACCTGGGCGCCGACCAGCTCGACGTCGGCGAGTTCGAACTCGCGATCGCCCACCTGCGGGTGCCCGAGTTGGTCTAA
- a CDS encoding nuclear transport factor 2 family protein: MTDDRLTELERRLQTIEDERAIERMIASYGPLVDAGQSAAAARLWAADGVYDVEGWVMNNRDDVAAMVASDAHQGLIGRGAAHFLGPAVVSVAGDKAVAVCESLLVVHRDDGYTVWRAGANHFELRRIDHRWQITARVTRPLDGRAQARELLAAGVAGSPR, translated from the coding sequence ATGACCGACGATCGCCTTACCGAACTCGAGCGACGCTTGCAGACAATCGAAGACGAACGCGCGATCGAGCGAATGATCGCGTCCTACGGTCCGTTGGTCGACGCGGGTCAATCCGCGGCGGCGGCCCGATTGTGGGCTGCCGACGGCGTTTACGATGTCGAAGGCTGGGTGATGAACAACCGCGACGACGTTGCGGCGATGGTTGCCTCCGATGCGCATCAGGGTTTGATCGGCCGGGGCGCCGCGCACTTTCTGGGCCCGGCCGTGGTCAGCGTTGCCGGCGACAAGGCCGTCGCGGTGTGCGAATCGCTGCTGGTGGTGCACCGCGACGACGGATACACGGTGTGGCGGGCCGGTGCCAACCACTTTGAGTTGCGACGCATCGATCACCGCTGGCAGATCACCGCCCGCGTGACCCGGCCGTTGGACGGGCGCGCGCAGGCGCGGGAGCTGCTCGCCGCCGGCGTGGCCGGGAGTCCGCGGTGA
- a CDS encoding SDR family NAD(P)-dependent oxidoreductase produces the protein MSGTLAGKAAVVTGAGAGIGEGIARRFAAEGARVVVAEIDAAAGQAVARDIGGVFVGTDVANRSDVENAVQTALFEYGSIDIVVNNAWGGGKIGRVENKTDEQLAHGIAVGYYGPYWAMRAAFPHMKARGWGRVINMCSLNGVNAHMGTLEYNAAKEALRALTRTAAREWAPTGVTVNAICPAAKSQAFFQAIGQYPQLEAMADAANPMGRLGDPYDDIAPVAVFLASEGCRYLTGNTLFVDGGSHINGVAWAPDLDAD, from the coding sequence GTGAGCGGGACGCTGGCAGGCAAGGCCGCCGTGGTAACCGGAGCGGGGGCCGGCATCGGGGAAGGCATCGCCCGCCGCTTCGCCGCAGAAGGCGCCCGCGTCGTGGTAGCCGAAATCGACGCGGCCGCAGGCCAAGCCGTCGCACGCGACATCGGCGGGGTGTTCGTCGGTACCGATGTCGCCAACCGCTCCGACGTCGAAAACGCCGTGCAGACAGCGCTTTTTGAATACGGGTCGATCGACATTGTCGTCAACAACGCCTGGGGTGGCGGCAAGATCGGCCGAGTCGAGAACAAGACCGACGAGCAACTGGCGCACGGCATCGCGGTGGGCTACTACGGCCCATACTGGGCGATGCGAGCCGCGTTTCCCCACATGAAGGCGCGGGGCTGGGGCCGCGTGATCAACATGTGCAGCCTCAACGGCGTCAACGCCCACATGGGAACACTGGAATACAACGCCGCCAAGGAAGCGCTTCGCGCGCTGACCCGCACCGCCGCACGCGAATGGGCACCCACCGGCGTCACCGTCAACGCGATCTGCCCGGCGGCGAAGAGCCAAGCGTTCTTTCAGGCCATCGGGCAATACCCGCAGCTGGAGGCGATGGCCGATGCGGCCAACCCGATGGGCCGGCTCGGCGACCCGTACGACGACATCGCGCCGGTCGCGGTGTTTCTGGCCAGCGAAGGCTGCCGATACCTGACCGGAAACACTTTGTTCGTCGACGGCGGCAGCCACATCAACGGCGTCGCGTGGGCGCCCGACCTCGACGCGGACTAA
- a CDS encoding antibiotic biosynthesis monooxygenase, producing the protein MYARSTTIQAQPSSVDAGIAHIRDEVMPALQAIDGCVGVSLLVDRQSGRCIATSAWESDEAMHASAERIQPIRDRAAQIFGGPATVEEWEIATLHRDHRSREGACARVTWVKGDPARMDQNVEYYKSAVLPDLENLEGFCSASLLINRASGRAVSCATFDSRDAMERNREQSMSLKRAKIKEAGVEELDECEFELALAHLRVPELV; encoded by the coding sequence GTGTACGCACGCTCTACCACTATCCAGGCGCAACCCTCGTCAGTCGACGCCGGGATTGCGCATATTCGCGACGAGGTGATGCCCGCCCTGCAGGCCATCGACGGATGCGTCGGGGTGTCACTGTTGGTCGACCGGCAGTCCGGCAGATGTATCGCCACCAGCGCGTGGGAAAGCGACGAGGCGATGCACGCGAGCGCCGAGCGGATCCAGCCGATCCGCGACCGGGCGGCGCAGATCTTCGGAGGCCCCGCCACGGTCGAGGAGTGGGAGATCGCGACCCTGCACCGCGACCATCGCTCGCGTGAGGGTGCATGCGCGCGGGTGACCTGGGTAAAGGGCGATCCGGCCCGGATGGATCAAAACGTCGAATACTACAAGTCGGCCGTGCTGCCCGATCTGGAGAACCTCGAGGGTTTCTGCAGCGCCAGCCTTTTGATCAACCGCGCATCGGGGCGAGCGGTATCGTGCGCGACCTTCGACAGCCGCGACGCGATGGAGCGCAACAGGGAGCAGTCGATGTCGCTGAAGCGGGCCAAGATCAAAGAAGCGGGCGTTGAGGAGCTCGACGAGTGCGAGTTCGAGCTGGCGCTCGCCCATCTACGGGTGCCTGAGCTGGTCTGA
- a CDS encoding putative zinc-binding metallopeptidase, with protein sequence MRDFVCPICGQRLTFENSVCLSCGSALGFSLTDMALLVITDGSQRGHAGTVSATEYQLCANMHLAECNWLVPIKAGGLCASCELTRCRPNDSDTKALAAFARAERAKRRLIAELYELKLPIIGRDRDPDHGLAFDLLSSEHQQVLTGHHNGVITLDLAEGDDVHREQLRVEMGEPYRTLLGHFRHEIGHYYFYRLIDPSPDYLARFRELFGDPDTDYQAALERHYREGAPGGWEERFVSSYATMHPSEDWAETFAHYLHIRDALDTSASCGLAPAAATFERPPLGPSAFRKIIEMWLPLSWSLNMVNRSMGRDDLYPFVLPAAVLDKMGFIHTVIDEVTRAG encoded by the coding sequence ATGCGTGACTTCGTGTGCCCCATCTGTGGTCAGCGCTTGACGTTCGAGAACTCGGTGTGTTTGTCGTGCGGTTCCGCGCTGGGTTTTTCGCTCACCGACATGGCGTTGCTGGTGATCACCGACGGCTCCCAGCGCGGTCACGCTGGCACCGTGAGCGCAACCGAATACCAGCTGTGCGCCAATATGCATCTGGCGGAATGCAATTGGTTGGTGCCCATCAAGGCGGGTGGGCTTTGTGCGTCCTGCGAGCTGACCCGTTGTCGGCCCAACGACTCCGACACCAAGGCGCTGGCCGCCTTTGCGCGCGCCGAGCGGGCCAAACGACGGCTGATTGCCGAGCTCTACGAGCTGAAGCTGCCGATCATCGGACGCGACCGCGACCCCGACCACGGGCTGGCGTTCGACCTGCTCTCCAGCGAACACCAGCAGGTGCTGACCGGACACCACAACGGCGTCATCACCCTGGATTTGGCCGAGGGTGACGACGTGCACCGCGAGCAGCTGCGCGTCGAGATGGGCGAGCCTTACCGCACCCTGCTCGGGCACTTCCGCCACGAGATCGGCCACTACTACTTCTACCGGCTGATCGACCCGTCACCGGATTACCTGGCCCGGTTTCGCGAGCTGTTCGGCGACCCCGACACCGACTACCAGGCCGCGCTGGAGCGGCATTACCGCGAGGGCGCGCCCGGCGGCTGGGAGGAGCGGTTCGTGTCGTCGTATGCCACCATGCACCCCAGCGAGGATTGGGCCGAAACCTTCGCCCACTATTTGCACATTCGCGACGCCCTCGACACCTCGGCGTCCTGCGGGCTTGCCCCGGCGGCAGCCACGTTCGAGCGTCCGCCCTTGGGGCCCAGCGCTTTCCGGAAAATCATCGAAATGTGGCTGCCGCTGTCGTGGTCGCTGAACATGGTCAACCGCTCGATGGGACGCGACGACCTCTACCCGTTCGTGCTGCCGGCCGCGGTGCTGGACAAGATGGGTTTCATCCACACCGTCATCGACGAGGTGACCCGCGCCGGGTGA